In Phycisphaerae bacterium RAS2, the DNA window GGGCCGAGGTTCCGTGGGCGGTCCATTTCCCGTATGGCAGCCCGGCGATGGTGCAACAGTTCAAGTTCGGGCAATTGACGATCCCCAAGGAACTCATCACCATCGATCGCGCGGGCGAATCGACGCCCTTCTATGCCGAGTACCTCAAGCTCGCCGCGGCCGACAACGGAAAAACTTACACGGCCCTGAATGACCGCCTGACCGCCGCGCGACTGGCGCCGGCGCGACCCGAGATTGCAGCTGACCCAAATAAACTCGCCCGGGCGAATGAAGAATTGCAGGCCGCCACGCGCGCGCTTCAACAATTCACGCAGTCCGATCCCATCGGCGCGGTCGAACAACACGCCCGGCGGTTCGGCCTCACGGCGGCGCAGCTCTGGGAGATGGCGCAGCATTACCATTCCAAGCCGGCCCATCCCACGCAACTGTACGAGACCATCTCGGCGTCGATTATCTGTCTCGTCTTGACGCTGTTGTTCTACTATCGCGAGCGGCACGGAATCGTCCTGGGATGGTTCCTGATGCTGTATTCCATCTCGCGCATCCTGAACGAGTCGATTCGGCAGGACAACCCGCTCGACTCCATGGGCCTGACGATTTCGCAGTTGATCAGCATCGGTACGTTCGTAACAGGGCTGGCGTGGGTCATCGTGCTGCACGCGAAGTTCCCGAAGTTCAGCCCGCGGGCCGTGCCGTTTGTCTATCCCGACGAGCCTTCGCCGCAACCTGCAACGCGATAAGTTACGCAGCGTTCCAGTTACAACGACGTTCACGGGGTATAATCCGTGTGCGAGCTTCACCGCCTGATCCAGCCCGTTAACGGTCCTGCCATGTTCACGCGTCACCGCAAACTCCTGCATACGCTCGGGCTGCTTGCTGCATTCGGCATCACGTCGACGACATTGGCCGGCGATCCGCCGCGCAAGCCCAAGCCTGCTGCGAAGGAGAATCCGGCGAAGAAGCCCGTGCCCCAGCGGATGGACTTCAAGAACAACGTGCTGCCGGGGCAGCTTGCGACCTACGAAGTGCGCCGGGCGACGCGTCGCTCGCGACCGATCGGCAAATCGCTCGAGACTTTCAGCTACGAGCAGGTCGCGACGTGGACACAGATCAACATGGCCGACCCGAAGCCTGCAACGGCGACGTTGTATCAGATGATGGCCGACGGTCCGGCGAAGGTGCTGGGTTACTTCAAGGACAACAAGCAACTCAAGAGCGCGCCGAAGGCATCGCGTTCGCTGCTCTCGCGCGGAAGCACGCGGCTGGAGAGCGGCGAGAAGTCGATGCGCGACAGCCCTGCGCTGACGCCGCGCGTCGAGGGACCGGAGCGCGCGATCCTGGAGCTGGTGCTGGACTTCGCACACTGGCCGCCCAAGCGGATCGAGGCGGGCCACAAGTGGGAGCGCGACGTGAAAGCGCCCGACTTCTCCGGAACGCAGACCTTCGAGTTCGTCGACCTTTCGAAGGAAGGCGGCGAGACGCTGGCGCGATTGACGATGTTTGGAAGCGGACGATTCGCCGGCGGCCTGGAGCGCGAGTACGAATTCGGCAAAGTGCAGGCGGTCATTCATTGGGCACGGCTCGATCAGCGGCTGGAGCGCATCGAGGCGCAGGCTTCGTGGCGGCGGCTGCGCGGCGACGCGCCGATTGAGTACGATATGAAGATCCAAGTGAAGCTGATCCACGCGCAGCGCCTGGCTGAATCGGTTCAGGAGCGGCTCAAGCAGCAGGTGGAGGCGATCAATCTCGCGGCGCGGGAAACGCAACTGGGCCACACGCGCGACGCGACGAAGCTGGTGGACGGATTTGTCCAGCAGTATCCCGACTCGCCGTGGATGCCCGTGATCGCCGACCTTCGCGCGAAGATCAAGGCACAGAATGACGGGCAGGCGCGATTGAGCAACGCGGAATTGCTCAAGTCGATCGGCACGCTCTTTCTGGAGCTGGAAGCCGCCAACGAAAAAGCCGATGACGACGCTCGCGAAAGCGCGACCAGCCTGCTTGCCGCGCTCGCGAGCGATTACGGCCCGCGGCTGCGCAAGCACGCGCAATCCGACGATGAGCAGACGCGCGGGCTGGCGATCTTTGCCCTGGCGTTCTCAACGAAGCCCGACGACTTCGCCACGGCCGAGGCAGGCTGCTCGGATTCGTCTTCGCGCGTACGCACGCTGGCCATTTCGGCCATCGCCGCAAGCGGCCGATCCGGGGTCAGCGCCGACCTGCTGCTCAAGCTCCTGGAAGACAAGACCGCCGGCGTCCGCGCTCGCGCGGCTGACGCAGTTGCGGCATGCATCCGGCGCGATGATCTGTCTGTTCAGCCGCTCGTCGATGCACTGGACAAGATGATGGTCCACGACGACACGGTTGCCGTTCGCCGCAGCGCGATTCGCGCGATCGAGGCCATCGGCGGACCGGGCGACATCCCCCGATTGGAACAAGCGCTCTCTCATGAATTGGACCGCGGCAATCGCGCCGCGATTCAACGAGCCATTGAACGGCTCCGCACGGGCGGTTAGACCCGGTTGAAACACGGCTCCGGTTTATAACCGCAGGCCGTCGCGCTTTTACGTTATATTCCCGTAGCGAGGAGCGCGAAGCATGTTTCTGCCTGTCACATTCATCGTTCTGCTCATCGTAGCCGCGTGCCTGTACTTGGGCATCTGGTTGCTGCGACGCGCCACGCGGCCGGACAGCCGGTCCCGTGAAGCAATGGCTCGTCCCGCGCCGCGCGGGGTGCGCTGTTCGAAGTGCGGGCAATCCGAAGAAGGCGACGCGCATTTCTGCGGTCACTGCGGCGCGCGGTTGACGTAGCATCGTCTCGCGGGCATTCTCACTCGCGCAAGGAGGATTCGTATCATGACGAATTCCGATTCCGAATCAGGTTTCCCGCGGCGACCGCTGCGACCGATGAACTTTCCGCGAAGCGGCGGGATCGTCGGCCTGCTGCTGCTGTTGCTGGTCGGCGCATTGGGCTTCTTCTGGTTTATTGTGCGCGTCGAAGTGCCGACAAACAGCATCCTGGTGCTCGTGAACAAGACGGGCAAGGTGCTGCCGCCGGAGCTGCGCGACCAGCTCGGTGATCAGGTGGTGCTGTACCCGGAACTGGTCAAGTCGATCGCAGAAAAGACCGGCAGCACGCCCGAGGCCGTCCGCGTCGATTACAAGGGCGTGCGATTCGAGGTGCTGCCCGAGGGGCGACACTGGTACAACCCGTTCAGTTACGAGCGCGTGGTCGTGCCGGCGACGCTCCTTAAGCAAAACGAAGTCGGTGTGCTGATCCGCAAGTACGGCAAGCCGCTGCCCTTCCCGAAGACCGTGGCGACCGAGCCGGACGAGCGCGGGCCGGTGGGCGAGACGTTGTCGCCGGGGCGGCACAACATCAATCCGTTCGCTTACGAATTGCAGAAGTTCCCGGCGATCGCGATCCCCGAGGGTCACGCCGGCGTGGTCACGCTGTTGAGCGGGACGGACCCGGTCAAGAAGAATACGTTTGTCGTGGAACCCGGCGAAAAGGGCGTGCAGCGCGCCACCCTGCCGCCCGGGCTGGAGTACATCAACCCCTACCTGAAGCAGATCGACATCGTCGACGTGCGCAGCCAGAAATGCGACATGGTCGGCGACGACGCGATTCATTTCCCCTCGTCCGACAGCTTCACGATCACCATCGAGGGCACGATTGAATGGGCGATTCGACCCGATCACGTCGCCGAAGTCGCCGTCGCCTATGGCGACAAGCGCGATATCCTCGACAAGATCATCCTGCCGAACGTGCGCAGCCTCGCCCGCATCCAGGGGTCCAAGCTCCAGGCACGCGAGTTCATCAGCGGCAAGTCGCGCGCCGCGTTCCAGGAGCGATTGTTGAGTGAACTCAAGAGCGAATGCTGGACACAGGGCATCGACATCAAGTCGGCCCTTGTGCGCGACATCAAGCCGCCGGCCGAGATCGCATCGCTCATCAGCCAGCGCGAACAGGCCGACCAGGAGATTGAGCGCTACACCAATCAGATCGAGGAGGCGAAATCCGAAGCCCGGCTTGTCGAGCAGCAGGAACTTCAGAATCAGAACAAGTCGCTCGGCGAGATGCGCACGGAGATCGTCACGCTGACCAAGGAGGCCGAGCAGCGCAAGAACGTCGCCGTGACCAAGGCCAACCGCGAGCTGGCTGTCGCGAAGCTGACGCTGGAGGCGGCCGAGAAGGAGGCGGCGGCGCTTCGCTCGCGCGGCCAGGCCGATGCAAACGTCATCTTGTTCGGCTATCAGGCCCGGGCCGAGCCGCTCAAGGCCGCGGTCAACGCCTTCGGCGACGGCACGACCTACGCCCAGCAGTTTTTCTATCAGAAGGTCGCCCCGTCGATCCAGAGCATTCTGACAAACGTCGATGGTCCGTTCGCCGACATCTTCCGCAGCTTTGATTCCAGTCCGTCGGCCTCGAAGGGAGGCAACCGCTAATGGGAAACAAACTTCGCATCCTGATGGGGTCGATCCTGGTCCTCGGCGGCGTATTCACCGCTGTGTTCTGGTTCTCGTTCCGCATTTACGTGCCGCCGAACAAGTGCGCCGTGCTGGTCCGCAAGATGGGCACGCCGCTTCCCGCCGGGCAGCTTGTCGCCACCGAGCCGGGCCAGAAGGGCATCGAGCTGGACGTACTCGGCCCCGGTCGGCACTTCCGCGACTCGTTCCGCTACGAGTGGGAGCTGAAGGACCTGACGGTCATCCCGGCCGGCGACCCCGCCACGTGGGACTGGATTCACACGATTAACTCGCGGGCCAAGCAGCGCCTGCGCGGGGGCCAGTTCTCGCCGCAGGGCAAGTTCCCCATGATCGGCGTCGTCACGCGCCGCATCGGCCAGAAGCCGCCACCGGGGCAACTGCTCGTCAAGCGCGATTCGCCCTATGCCGGCATTCTTGAAGAAGTGCTCACACCCGGCACGTACAAGATCAATCCGTACGCCTACGAAGTGGAGCTGCACCCCTCCACGGTCATCCCCGCAGGCTTTGTCGGCGTCGTCACCAACCTGTTCGGCAACGCGCCGGAGCAGCGCGAGTCGGCCATCCTGCCCGAGCTGGACTCCAACGACACGACCGAGTCGGCCGCCTCCAGCCAACTGGTGAGTTTCGTTCGACCGCTGGCCAACGCCGGCGAGCGCGGCACGTTGAAGGACGTGTTGCAGCCGGGCGTCTATTTCATCAACCCCAAGCTGCAGAAGGTGACGCTGATCGAGATCGGCTTCAACGAGTTCAGCACGACGAACATCCCCGGTGAGCGGACGTATCAAATCTCGTTCCCGTCGGACACGGGATTCCTCATTCGCGTCGGCGTCACGGTTGTCTGGGGCATCGACCCGCGCCACGCGGCCCAGATCATCAATGAGTTCGGCAATACCGACGGCGTGATTGAGAAGGTCATCGAGCCGCAGCTTCGATCCATCTGCCGGAACATCGGCTCGACCTACGCGGCGCGCGATTTCATCCAGGGCGAGAAACGCGAGAAGTTCCAGCGCGACCTGAAGGACGAATTGAAGCGCATCTGCCGCGGAAAGAACATCGAAGTGCTGCTGGCGCTGGTGCGCGAGATCGACGTGCAGCCGCCCGAGTTCATGACCGGTGGCGAAAGCGCCGAGGACCTCAAGCGCACGATTCAGGAGAGCTACGTCGCCAAGGAAAAGCAGCTCACCAAGGAGAAGCAGCGCGACGCCGCGACGGCCAAGGCCCAGCTCGAGGAGTTCAAGAAGAAGGTCGATATCGCCCGCGAGACGATCCGCGCCGAGACGCGCATCGGTGTGGCAAACGTGCAGGCCGACGGTGAGAAACTCGCCGCCGAAGTCGACGCCCAGGCAGCGCTGGAGGTCGCGACGATCCAGCAACAGGTCGCCCTGCTCGACGCGCAGCGGACGGAGATCCTGGGTCAGGCCAAGGCCGACGTGGAGAAGTTCAAAAAGGCGGCCGAGGCCGAGGGGTACAAGCTGCTCGTCGGCGCGTTCGGCAGCGCGAAGGCGTACAATTTGTATACCTTCGCGGAGAACTTCCAGCCGCAGTCGATCAAGCTCTTCTTCGCCGGCGAGGGCACCTTCTGGACCGACCTTTCGCGTTTCGAAGAAATCGGCGCGGCCAAGATCATGCAGGACGGGGCGAAGACAAAGCCATAGCGTTGCAGCACGCAGCAGCAACTCGCATGGTGGTAACAGCCCACCACGACGCGGCGGTGATCGCGCTCATTTGATAGACGGTGCCCGCGGTACGAACCAAGCCCCTCTCCTTCTCTCGCGCATTCAATTACGATAATGCTGACAATCCGCGCGCGGGGCCGCGCGGCAGGAACCAAGCGC includes these proteins:
- the lgt gene encoding Prolipoprotein diacylglyceryl transferase, with the translated sequence MYPTLFKIPFLPDWLADVKSYGVMLMVAFLTGIWMACRRADRSQANADTVLNIGFLSLICGVAGARIMFVWHYWDSRFANTPNPLAAVFDLRSGGLEFWGGPLLVIPVLIIYLRRYAKVSVRWYLDITAPSLAWGLAVTRIGCFLNGCCWGAACVDHTDPARERAEVPWAVHFPYGSPAMVQQFKFGQLTIPKELITIDRAGESTPFYAEYLKLAAADNGKTYTALNDRLTAARLAPARPEIAADPNKLARANEELQAATRALQQFTQSDPIGAVEQHARRFGLTAAQLWEMAQHYHSKPAHPTQLYETISASIICLVLTLLFYYRERHGIVLGWFLMLYSISRILNESIRQDNPLDSMGLTISQLISIGTFVTGLAWVIVLHAKFPKFSPRAVPFVYPDEPSPQPATR
- a CDS encoding SPFH domain / Band 7 family protein, which gives rise to MGNKLRILMGSILVLGGVFTAVFWFSFRIYVPPNKCAVLVRKMGTPLPAGQLVATEPGQKGIELDVLGPGRHFRDSFRYEWELKDLTVIPAGDPATWDWIHTINSRAKQRLRGGQFSPQGKFPMIGVVTRRIGQKPPPGQLLVKRDSPYAGILEEVLTPGTYKINPYAYEVELHPSTVIPAGFVGVVTNLFGNAPEQRESAILPELDSNDTTESAASSQLVSFVRPLANAGERGTLKDVLQPGVYFINPKLQKVTLIEIGFNEFSTTNIPGERTYQISFPSDTGFLIRVGVTVVWGIDPRHAAQIINEFGNTDGVIEKVIEPQLRSICRNIGSTYAARDFIQGEKREKFQRDLKDELKRICRGKNIEVLLALVREIDVQPPEFMTGGESAEDLKRTIQESYVAKEKQLTKEKQRDAATAKAQLEEFKKKVDIARETIRAETRIGVANVQADGEKLAAEVDAQAALEVATIQQQVALLDAQRTEILGQAKADVEKFKKAAEAEGYKLLVGAFGSAKAYNLYTFAENFQPQSIKLFFAGEGTFWTDLSRFEEIGAAKIMQDGAKTKP
- a CDS encoding putative lyase encodes the protein MFTRHRKLLHTLGLLAAFGITSTTLAGDPPRKPKPAAKENPAKKPVPQRMDFKNNVLPGQLATYEVRRATRRSRPIGKSLETFSYEQVATWTQINMADPKPATATLYQMMADGPAKVLGYFKDNKQLKSAPKASRSLLSRGSTRLESGEKSMRDSPALTPRVEGPERAILELVLDFAHWPPKRIEAGHKWERDVKAPDFSGTQTFEFVDLSKEGGETLARLTMFGSGRFAGGLEREYEFGKVQAVIHWARLDQRLERIEAQASWRRLRGDAPIEYDMKIQVKLIHAQRLAESVQERLKQQVEAINLAARETQLGHTRDATKLVDGFVQQYPDSPWMPVIADLRAKIKAQNDGQARLSNAELLKSIGTLFLELEAANEKADDDARESATSLLAALASDYGPRLRKHAQSDDEQTRGLAIFALAFSTKPDDFATAEAGCSDSSSRVRTLAISAIAASGRSGVSADLLLKLLEDKTAGVRARAADAVAACIRRDDLSVQPLVDALDKMMVHDDTVAVRRSAIRAIEAIGGPGDIPRLEQALSHELDRGNRAAIQRAIERLRTGG
- a CDS encoding SPFH domain / Band 7 family protein, whose protein sequence is MTNSDSESGFPRRPLRPMNFPRSGGIVGLLLLLLVGALGFFWFIVRVEVPTNSILVLVNKTGKVLPPELRDQLGDQVVLYPELVKSIAEKTGSTPEAVRVDYKGVRFEVLPEGRHWYNPFSYERVVVPATLLKQNEVGVLIRKYGKPLPFPKTVATEPDERGPVGETLSPGRHNINPFAYELQKFPAIAIPEGHAGVVTLLSGTDPVKKNTFVVEPGEKGVQRATLPPGLEYINPYLKQIDIVDVRSQKCDMVGDDAIHFPSSDSFTITIEGTIEWAIRPDHVAEVAVAYGDKRDILDKIILPNVRSLARIQGSKLQAREFISGKSRAAFQERLLSELKSECWTQGIDIKSALVRDIKPPAEIASLISQREQADQEIERYTNQIEEAKSEARLVEQQELQNQNKSLGEMRTEIVTLTKEAEQRKNVAVTKANRELAVAKLTLEAAEKEAAALRSRGQADANVILFGYQARAEPLKAAVNAFGDGTTYAQQFFYQKVAPSIQSILTNVDGPFADIFRSFDSSPSASKGGNR